The nucleotide window TGTGGGACCTATGGAGTCAAGCGCTACTATGTGAGGAAAGGAATCAGCCAATGCGTGCACTCGCTCAGTTATCTCGTCGTAATCGTAGTAAAGAAGTTCTTTGGCGTGAGAGAGAATGTAGCTTAGTTTTTGTCTCGTCGTATCAACGAGCCTAACAGGCGAGAAGCCAAGCAACTTTAGCATAGCGAACCCATCATCGTCCACATAAACCTTAGCATAACCCGTTTTTGGGTCATAATACTTGATGTAATCGACGATATTTCGTATTTCGGATATTTGCTGCCGTTTTAGACCCTGTATTTTTACGGGAAAACTGCTGTTTTCAGCCAAGGCAAGAGAGGTTGTGAGAATTAACGCAATAATTGGGATTATTTTAATCCTCATATCGGATACAATATTTGCCATTTTGTGGGATGTCAACTTCAAATGTTAAGCAAAAATTTTTTAGGTAAATTTTCCATTGACTTTGAGTTTGCAACAATTAATTTTGTGAGATATTTTTCACAAATTTTGGGAGGAGATATTATGGGAGAATTCATAGAGATAAGATGGCATGGTCGAGGAGGCCAAGGTGCCAAAACAGCTGCGACATTTCTTGCCTCAGCGGCGATAAGCGCAGGTAAGTATGGACAGGGTTTTCCTGAATACGGTCCTGAGCGTCGTGGCGCGCCTATGCGGGGATTTACCAGAATATCTGACGAACCAATAACAAGACATGACCCCGTTGAATCGCCGAAAGTAGTCGTGGTCCTTGACCCTACTCTTCTTGAAATAGTAGATGTGACCGAAGGGATGCCCGATGATGGCATTATCCTTGTCAACACATCGTTTCCGCCTTCCACTGTGAGAGAGAAGCTGAAATTACCGAAAGGAAAGTATAAAATTTACACTGTGGATGCGACGAAAATCTCGATAGAAGAGCTTGGTCGTGCAATACCCAATACGCCAATGCTGGGGGCGCTTATAAAAGCAACGGGAATAATTGATATTGATGAGATATACCGTGACATAAAAGAAAAATTCTCCAAAAAGTTCCCCGAAAAGATTGTTCAGGGCAACATAAACGCTATAAAGCGTGCCTACGAGGAACTTAAAGGGGAAGAGTAAATAGGGGAGGTCATAATGGCTGAGGAGAAAAAAGGATGGAAAGAAATCCCTATGGCGGGATTAATAGTAGAGCCGGGCAACTCTGAAAAATACCTTACAGGCGGTTGGAGGGTTTATAGACCGGTTCTTGACCTTAATAAGTGCATCCACTGCATGATATGCTGGGTATTCTGCCCCGATTCTTCCGTAATAGTTAAGGATGGTAAAGTTGTCGGGTTCGACTATGACCATTGCAAGGGTTGCGGTGTATGTGCGTATGAGTGCCCTAAGAATGCAATAGAAATGAAGCTTGAAGAAGCCTGACAAATTAATTTCGAAATATAAGCGAGGTGAAAATATGGGAAGAATAAAGATGGCATTAACGGGGAATGAGGCTGGCGCCTGGGCATTCAGGCATGCCAACCCCGATTGCGCTGCTGCGTTCCCCATAACACCGCAAACAGAACTTATGCACAAGTTCGCAGATTTCGTAGCCGACGGCGATGTTGACACTGAACTCGTTCTGGTGGAGTCAGAGCATTCTGCTATGAGCGCTGTGGTAGGCATGTCCGCTGCTGGAGCAAGAGCGTTTACTGCTACTGCTGCGAATGGCTTGGCGCTGATGTGGGAAATCCTTTACATAGCTGCTTCTACGAGGTTGCCTATAGTTATGGCAGTCGTGAATAGAGCCCTATCTGCTCCGATTAACATTCACTCCGACCACTCCGACACTATGGGAGCTCGTGATGCAGGGTGGATTCAGATTTATGCTGAGAATTCCCAAGAAGTATATGATAACATAATTCAGGCGTTCAAAATAGCCGAGGATGAAAGGGTGCTTCTGCCCGTTATGGTTTCCTTTGATGGATTCATTATTTCGCACACTACCGAGCTTGTGGAGATTTTGGA belongs to bacterium and includes:
- a CDS encoding 2-oxoacid:acceptor oxidoreductase family protein produces the protein MGEFIEIRWHGRGGQGAKTAATFLASAAISAGKYGQGFPEYGPERRGAPMRGFTRISDEPITRHDPVESPKVVVVLDPTLLEIVDVTEGMPDDGIILVNTSFPPSTVREKLKLPKGKYKIYTVDATKISIEELGRAIPNTPMLGALIKATGIIDIDEIYRDIKEKFSKKFPEKIVQGNINAIKRAYEELKGEE
- a CDS encoding 4Fe-4S binding protein; the protein is MAEEKKGWKEIPMAGLIVEPGNSEKYLTGGWRVYRPVLDLNKCIHCMICWVFCPDSSVIVKDGKVVGFDYDHCKGCGVCAYECPKNAIEMKLEEA